One genomic region from Leptolyngbyaceae cyanobacterium JSC-12 encodes:
- a CDS encoding hypothetical protein (IMG reference gene:2510094069), with the protein MLPFVAVPSTIAQEFGKYRDLFCRGAGFEQVSRYVTGLLLSENKTLQGIAGQWVAGGEVGGRRAMHAAVFEAGWRSSELMSHHRAVIAKEHQGRGREVISLDWTLSHHDWGKQIFGVKRSYDYVEHRMSCFQTVVTATIANRHLIDGIDVVVQFPDFSVAEREYLKVTAKSHYDDLDQVRERLIEMLHYHKNRLEYRKRTEIAVEIVRQVEAEGQFPTADYAFDNGVLTVELTTMIESAGKHWVSEVESSRNILWNDQWQRVDAIGLELRIHHPESFRPIQVTCRNGETKPIWAFTKVVRLKKFGRKRLVIVHEQADLQDPPRFLLTDALHWESGRVMQTWSYRWSCEVFHEVSKQHTGLESAQVRNEEAVNRHFRLSCVAQSILQRTACSGAQSERFEFAQGKQTVGQKLYTLTRQAFDDLLQFIVTRCSHGHTNEQILQALLPS; encoded by the coding sequence ATGCTGCCCTTTGTCGCTGTGCCATCGACGATTGCTCAAGAGTTTGGGAAATATCGAGACCTGTTCTGCCGAGGCGCAGGCTTTGAGCAGGTGAGTCGCTATGTGACCGGATTGCTGTTGAGTGAGAACAAAACCTTGCAAGGGATTGCCGGACAATGGGTAGCAGGTGGGGAGGTCGGCGGACGAAGAGCGATGCACGCAGCGGTGTTTGAGGCGGGCTGGAGGAGTTCAGAGTTAATGTCCCATCATCGTGCTGTGATAGCCAAAGAGCATCAGGGGCGAGGGCGAGAAGTCATCAGTCTGGATTGGACGCTCAGCCATCACGATTGGGGCAAGCAGATCTTTGGGGTGAAGCGATCCTATGATTATGTGGAACATCGGATGAGTTGCTTTCAAACGGTGGTGACGGCGACGATTGCGAACCGCCACCTAATTGATGGGATTGACGTGGTGGTGCAGTTTCCAGATTTTTCAGTGGCAGAACGGGAGTATCTGAAGGTGACGGCAAAATCCCACTATGACGATTTAGACCAAGTGCGAGAACGACTGATTGAGATGTTGCATTATCACAAGAATCGATTGGAGTATCGCAAACGCACCGAGATTGCCGTCGAGATTGTGCGCCAAGTGGAAGCGGAAGGACAATTTCCCACCGCCGATTATGCGTTTGACAATGGGGTGTTGACCGTTGAGTTAACCACCATGATTGAGTCCGCAGGAAAACACTGGGTGAGTGAAGTTGAAAGTTCTCGCAACATCTTGTGGAATGACCAATGGCAACGGGTAGATGCGATTGGTTTAGAACTCAGAATCCATCACCCAGAGAGCTTTCGCCCGATTCAAGTCACTTGCCGCAACGGCGAAACGAAACCGATTTGGGCATTTACCAAAGTCGTGCGCCTCAAGAAGTTTGGACGCAAGCGATTGGTCATCGTCCACGAGCAAGCAGATTTACAAGACCCACCTCGCTTCCTGCTCACCGATGCGTTGCATTGGGAAAGTGGGCGAGTCATGCAGACTTGGAGTTATCGATGGTCCTGCGAGGTCTTTCATGAGGTGAGCAAACAGCACACCGGGCTAGAGTCGGCTCAGGTGCGGAACGAGGAAGCGGTCAACCGTCACTTCCGTCTTAGTTGCGTGGCGCAGTCGATTCTGCAACGGACTGCCTGTTCTGGCGCACAATCTGAACGATTTGAGTTTGCTCAAGGCAAGCAAACGGTGGGACAGAAGCTCTATACCCTCACTCGTCAAGCCTTTGATGATTTGCTGCAATTCATTGTGACGCGATGTTCTCACGGACATACAAATGAACAGATTTTACAAGCTCTCCTCCCCAGTTGA
- a CDS encoding D-alanyl-D-alanine dipeptidase (IMG reference gene:2510094071~PFAM: D-ala-D-ala dipeptidase), producing the protein MKPYCSVPIKECGEPLVALPGDIFAFVQPHPYEVLGAPYEGKSPFYVRQNVCDRLIFAQNLLQTHHPNWKIQIFDAFRPLAVQQFMVDYTFADLANQQGLIPEQLTDTQRQDLYELVYKFWALPDSNPMCPPPHSTGGAIDVTLVDAAGQVVNMGSAIDEISPRSYPNYFANSPHSTEQTFHQHRTLLNQVMSRVGFKRHENEWWHFCYGDQLWAWLTNQENPARFTIAHYGRVS; encoded by the coding sequence ATGAAACCCTATTGTTCTGTGCCGATTAAAGAGTGTGGAGAACCTTTAGTTGCTCTACCAGGAGATATTTTTGCCTTTGTTCAGCCGCATCCCTATGAAGTTTTAGGTGCACCTTATGAAGGTAAATCACCATTTTATGTACGGCAGAATGTCTGCGATCGCCTTATCTTTGCTCAAAATCTGTTACAGACCCATCATCCTAATTGGAAAATTCAGATCTTTGATGCCTTTCGCCCGTTAGCGGTGCAACAGTTCATGGTAGATTACACCTTTGCAGATCTGGCAAACCAGCAAGGATTAATACCAGAACAGTTGACCGATACCCAGCGACAAGATTTGTATGAGTTAGTCTACAAATTTTGGGCATTGCCTGATTCTAATCCGATGTGCCCACCTCCACACAGTACAGGCGGCGCGATCGACGTAACTCTGGTTGATGCAGCAGGGCAAGTTGTGAATATGGGGTCTGCGATCGATGAAATTTCGCCGCGCTCTTACCCCAACTATTTTGCAAACAGCCCTCACTCAACTGAGCAAACGTTCCATCAGCACCGAACCTTGCTAAATCAAGTGATGAGTCGGGTAGGGTTTAAGCGTCACGAAAATGAATGGTGGCATTTCTGCTACGGTGATCAACTATGGGCATGGCTAACGAACCAGGAAAATCCTGCTCGTTTTACCATTGCCCACTACGGTCGCGTGTCCTAA
- a CDS encoding hypothetical protein (IMG reference gene:2510094072~PFAM: Domain of unknown function DUF37~TIGRFAM: conserved hypothetical protein YidD~manually curated), protein MKIILIGLIRSYQLFISSITPPRCRFQPTCSQYAIDAIANHGILKGSWLATLRICRCHPFHPGGYDPVPSVLPKKNKA, encoded by the coding sequence ATGAAGATTATTTTGATTGGGCTAATTCGCAGCTATCAGCTTTTTATCTCGTCAATTACTCCGCCTCGGTGCCGATTTCAGCCGACTTGCTCTCAGTACGCAATTGACGCGATCGCAAATCACGGCATTCTCAAAGGGAGTTGGCTTGCAACATTGCGCATTTGCCGCTGTCACCCGTTTCATCCTGGTGGATATGATCCAGTGCCATCTGTGCTTCCGAAAAAGAATAAAGCGTGA
- a CDS encoding SSU ribosomal protein S4P (IMG reference gene:2510094073~PFAM: Ribosomal protein S4/S9 N-terminal domain; S4 domain~TIGRFAM: ribosomal protein S4, bacterial/organelle type), with product MSRYRGPRLRIVRRLGDLPGLTRKQARRAYPPGQHGQARKKRSEYAVRLEEKQKLRFNYGLTERQLLRYVRKARRAAGSTGQVLLQLLEMRLDNTVFRLGMAPTIPAARQLVNHGHVTVNGRVVDIPSYNCRPGDVIGVREHDRSRKLVETNLQYPGLANLPSHLEFDKTKLTGKVNGIVDREWVALQINELLVVEYYSRQA from the coding sequence ATGTCGCGTTATCGAGGTCCACGCCTCCGAATTGTACGTCGCCTGGGAGATCTCCCTGGCTTAACCCGTAAGCAGGCTCGTCGAGCCTATCCACCGGGTCAACATGGTCAAGCCCGTAAAAAACGTTCTGAGTACGCAGTCCGGCTTGAGGAAAAACAAAAGCTACGGTTCAACTATGGTTTAACCGAACGTCAACTTCTTCGCTATGTGCGGAAAGCCCGTCGTGCTGCTGGTTCTACAGGTCAGGTTCTCCTGCAACTGTTGGAAATGCGGTTAGACAATACCGTTTTTCGGTTAGGAATGGCTCCTACGATTCCCGCAGCCCGTCAACTTGTGAATCATGGTCATGTGACTGTTAATGGTCGCGTGGTTGATATTCCAAGCTATAACTGCCGTCCCGGAGATGTGATCGGCGTTCGAGAGCACGATCGCTCCCGCAAGCTGGTAGAAACCAATCTCCAATATCCGGGCTTGGCAAATCTTCCTAGCCATTTGGAGTTTGACAAAACTAAGCTAACTGGCAAGGTGAACGGCATAGTTGATCGAGAGTGGGTTGCACTCCAAATCAACGAACTACTAGTGGTTGAGTATTACTCTCGTCAGGCGTAA
- a CDS encoding SsrA-binding protein (IMG reference gene:2510094074~PFAM: SmpB protein~TIGRFAM: SsrA-binding protein): protein MSETNNGYKIVSDNRQARFQYEILETYEAGIQLFGTEVKSIRAGKVNLKDGFALIRNGEALLLNVHISPHHTTSQVFNHDPRRTRKLLLHRDEIRRLTGKIEQQGLTLVPLKMYLKRGWVKVDIALARGKKLHDKREDVRKRQDQREMQRALKNR from the coding sequence ATGAGCGAAACCAACAACGGATACAAAATCGTTAGCGATAATCGTCAGGCTCGTTTTCAGTACGAAATTCTGGAAACCTACGAGGCTGGGATTCAGCTATTTGGTACCGAGGTTAAGTCGATTCGTGCCGGAAAGGTGAACTTGAAAGATGGGTTTGCCTTAATTCGGAATGGGGAAGCGCTGTTGTTAAATGTTCATATCTCACCACATCATACGACCAGTCAGGTATTCAACCACGATCCTCGGCGCACTCGTAAGTTACTATTGCATCGGGATGAAATCCGGCGATTAACTGGGAAAATTGAGCAACAGGGGTTAACGCTGGTGCCCCTGAAGATGTATCTTAAACGAGGGTGGGTAAAAGTAGACATTGCCCTGGCGCGAGGCAAGAAATTGCATGATAAACGAGAAGATGTTCGCAAGCGCCAGGATCAACGGGAAATGCAACGGGCGTTGAAGAACCGCTAA
- a CDS encoding glycosyltransferase (IMG reference gene:2510094075~PFAM: Glycosyl transferases group 1) — translation MRIGYLLAEFPAQSHTWAWREYQTLKSLGVEATIAATRRPPKITPHPWVQEAQSQTEYLIPFSRNDLARSLREIFLAEPSAWLKCLGIVVNAEGMTLPQKLRLFALMVVGGKLAWLARTQQWSHIHSLYCSDSAHLAMFAAILSKCTYSLTLLGPLQDFGPNQQQKWKSAAFALVMSEQLLKVVTQQLDGYLPASVQIAPMGADVETNKRQTPYTPWNGTGACRIYACGRLNVAKGYAYLLEAIALLRQRGFNVFLQIAGEDEEGGSGYRQEIEKLIQQKELSDCVELLGSVSEDRNRQGYEEAHIFALGSLEEGISVAVMEAMAMEVPVVMTDVGGMSELIDNGVDGILVPSRHADRLADAIAKIMQDQELALNLSQASRKKVITKFYHQRSAEVLARELTLLNHTRLSQEPVTQPA, via the coding sequence ATGCGCATCGGATATCTGCTGGCTGAATTTCCAGCACAGAGCCATACTTGGGCATGGCGAGAGTATCAAACTCTAAAATCGTTGGGTGTTGAAGCTACTATCGCAGCAACCCGAAGACCTCCAAAAATTACGCCTCATCCTTGGGTGCAAGAAGCCCAATCCCAAACAGAGTATCTCATTCCATTTAGTCGCAACGATTTAGCACGTTCACTTAGAGAAATTTTTCTGGCAGAACCGTCCGCTTGGCTAAAGTGTCTGGGTATTGTAGTCAATGCTGAAGGCATGACACTTCCGCAAAAGCTACGCCTGTTTGCATTAATGGTCGTTGGTGGCAAGTTAGCATGGCTAGCGCGAACTCAACAATGGAGCCATATACACTCTCTGTATTGCAGTGATTCAGCTCATTTGGCAATGTTCGCCGCTATTTTAAGTAAGTGTACTTATAGTTTGACATTGCTAGGCCCGTTGCAAGATTTTGGTCCTAATCAACAACAAAAGTGGAAGTCAGCCGCGTTTGCTTTGGTTATGTCGGAGCAGTTATTAAAGGTGGTTACTCAACAGTTGGATGGCTATTTACCTGCCAGTGTCCAAATTGCACCGATGGGTGCTGATGTTGAAACAAATAAACGGCAAACTCCTTACACTCCCTGGAACGGAACTGGAGCCTGTCGCATTTATGCGTGTGGTCGATTAAATGTTGCTAAGGGGTATGCCTACCTGTTGGAAGCGATCGCGCTATTACGTCAGCGAGGATTTAATGTTTTTCTTCAAATTGCTGGGGAAGACGAAGAAGGTGGTTCTGGTTATCGGCAGGAAATTGAGAAGCTGATCCAACAAAAAGAGTTATCTGATTGTGTTGAATTACTGGGATCGGTCTCTGAAGATCGCAACCGACAAGGCTATGAAGAAGCTCATATCTTTGCCTTAGGCAGCTTAGAAGAAGGTATTTCTGTTGCTGTGATGGAAGCAATGGCAATGGAGGTTCCCGTTGTAATGACGGATGTAGGTGGAATGTCAGAATTAATTGACAATGGTGTGGATGGTATTTTGGTTCCCTCTCGGCATGCGGATAGGCTTGCAGACGCGATCGCAAAAATCATGCAAGATCAAGAACTGGCTCTCAATCTTAGCCAGGCTTCTCGTAAAAAAGTGATTACCAAGTTCTATCACCAACGAAGTGCAGAAGTCCTGGCCCGAGAGTTAACGCTGCTAAATCACACAAGACTGTCGCAGGAGCCTGTTACCCAACCTGCTTAA
- a CDS encoding hypothetical protein (IMG reference gene:2510094076), whose protein sequence is MGKPIDILILSNGPGELATWVKPVVAELRHQLGNDRASVRISIVLAPCANASGQELAIARRYPEIDRIQGAEHFLSFLLWGKTQENWDWRDRGIVLFLGGDQFFPIVIGKRLGYRTVIYAEWEARWHRWINRFGVMKSEILERVNPKYTDKFTVVGDLMAEARGKGSQGVWEKEGGEEGFGVWGLGCEVSQIPDSLSPIPHPRFLIGLLPGSKPMKLTLGIPLTLAIAERIHQQQPNVQFVIPVAPTLSLEALAAYANPKNNPVIHQFGWATAELVMPTNDQSLPCLQTPTGVQISLWTEFPAYNILTQCNLCITTVGANTAELGALAVPMIVLLPTQQLDIMRAWDGIPGLLVNTPGIGSSFAKLINWIALRRVKFLAWPNIWAQREIVPEIVGKLEPDAIAAKILHYLDNPTLLQEMHRNLQSVRGTPGAAEKLVKLVREELEIDQS, encoded by the coding sequence GTGGGTAAGCCAATTGATATTTTGATATTGTCAAACGGACCAGGAGAGTTAGCAACCTGGGTAAAGCCTGTTGTGGCTGAATTGCGACACCAACTTGGCAACGATCGCGCCTCTGTCAGGATTTCAATTGTGTTAGCCCCCTGTGCCAATGCCAGCGGTCAGGAACTAGCGATCGCTCGCCGCTACCCAGAAATCGATCGGATTCAAGGAGCCGAACATTTTCTGTCCTTTCTGTTGTGGGGGAAGACTCAGGAGAACTGGGATTGGCGCGATCGCGGTATCGTTCTTTTTCTGGGCGGCGATCAGTTTTTCCCAATTGTGATTGGCAAACGGCTGGGCTATCGTACCGTCATCTATGCTGAGTGGGAAGCCCGCTGGCATCGCTGGATTAACCGATTTGGGGTGATGAAATCAGAAATTCTGGAGCGAGTTAACCCCAAATACACCGATAAGTTCACCGTAGTTGGGGATTTAATGGCAGAAGCAAGGGGGAAAGGGAGTCAAGGAGTTTGGGAAAAAGAGGGAGGGGAAGAAGGGTTTGGGGTTTGGGGGCTAGGGTGCGAGGTCTCCCAAATTCCCGATTCCCTATCCCCAATTCCTCATCCCCGATTTCTGATTGGTCTGCTTCCTGGGTCTAAACCAATGAAATTGACATTAGGGATACCGTTGACGCTGGCGATCGCAGAACGAATTCACCAACAACAACCCAATGTGCAATTTGTCATCCCAGTTGCGCCAACGTTGAGCCTGGAAGCTCTAGCAGCCTATGCCAATCCTAAAAACAATCCTGTAATTCATCAATTTGGCTGGGCAACAGCAGAATTGGTGATGCCAACAAACGATCAATCATTGCCCTGCTTGCAAACACCTACTGGAGTCCAGATTTCTCTTTGGACTGAGTTTCCTGCCTACAATATACTAACTCAGTGCAATCTTTGTATCACGACAGTTGGAGCTAACACGGCTGAGCTAGGAGCGCTGGCTGTTCCTATGATTGTGCTATTGCCAACTCAACAGCTAGATATCATGCGAGCGTGGGATGGGATTCCAGGGTTGTTGGTGAACACACCAGGTATCGGTTCCAGTTTTGCAAAGTTGATTAATTGGATAGCATTACGGCGAGTCAAATTCCTGGCATGGCCCAACATCTGGGCACAGCGTGAAATTGTACCTGAAATAGTTGGGAAATTAGAGCCAGACGCGATCGCTGCCAAAATTTTACATTATCTAGATAATCCAACACTTCTTCAGGAAATGCACCGCAACTTGCAAAGTGTACGGGGTACACCTGGCGCAGCAGAAAAGCTGGTGAAATTAGTTCGTGAAGAATTAGAAATCGATCAAAGTTGA
- a CDS encoding hypothetical protein (IMG reference gene:2510094077): MVYDAKIAPLPRLLSVTMLLESLPFTFPLPPAVIAGTSLWALALYVGFSPASDWVTHQLIRWFNFAERTLYFSQEEFDQTRKVRESQNAFYASFLSIFPFLAVGVLCNIGVESALGSSWAISMGIVACIGCGIYELGRRDGASS, translated from the coding sequence ATGGTTTACGATGCTAAAATTGCACCGCTTCCGCGTCTTCTTTCCGTTACTATGTTGCTTGAATCTCTTCCTTTTACCTTTCCTCTACCTCCTGCTGTGATCGCGGGAACCAGTTTATGGGCGTTAGCCTTGTATGTAGGCTTCTCCCCTGCAAGTGATTGGGTGACGCACCAATTAATTCGCTGGTTTAACTTTGCTGAACGCACTCTTTACTTTTCTCAGGAGGAGTTTGACCAAACTCGTAAAGTACGGGAATCTCAAAATGCTTTCTACGCTTCATTTCTGAGCATTTTCCCTTTTCTCGCGGTGGGTGTTTTGTGTAATATCGGTGTCGAATCTGCGCTGGGTTCTAGTTGGGCAATCAGTATGGGAATTGTCGCGTGTATTGGCTGCGGCATTTACGAACTGGGACGGCGAGATGGGGCATCCTCATAG
- a CDS encoding hypothetical protein (IMG reference gene:2510094078), whose amino-acid sequence MKKVVLALLSAGFVASSSFATIALACAEGSFLPRPNSRGDFTPRNANTYQSETNGMVTWPTWRVVSSDGELNCRATPNGRIMKVYLARRDRIQAETRGANAISFSGGAPWMLTRDRCYVRANARYIQPIQSELL is encoded by the coding sequence ATGAAAAAGGTTGTTCTCGCCCTGCTGAGTGCAGGATTCGTCGCGTCTTCTAGTTTTGCAACCATTGCCCTAGCATGTGCAGAAGGTTCATTTTTGCCTCGCCCCAATAGTCGCGGTGATTTTACTCCTCGCAACGCTAATACTTACCAAAGTGAAACCAATGGAATGGTGACCTGGCCTACGTGGCGAGTGGTGTCTAGCGATGGAGAACTAAACTGTCGTGCAACACCCAACGGCAGAATTATGAAAGTGTATCTAGCACGCCGCGATCGCATCCAAGCAGAAACACGCGGTGCCAATGCGATTAGCTTCTCTGGGGGTGCGCCCTGGATGTTAACCCGCGATCGCTGCTATGTTCGGGCAAATGCGCGATATATTCAGCCAATTCAGTCAGAGTTACTTTAG
- a CDS encoding Tfp pilus assembly protein PilF (IMG reference gene:2510094079~PFAM: Glycosyltransferase family 9 (heptosyltransferase); Tetratricopeptide repeat), which produces MESSSPLNRSSVNLADALQFAISRHQAGQLAEAEQIYRQILQQQPQHVDALSLLGVIACQQGKLEEGIALYRQALSLRPEHRQARENLNLALCKQGKRLIDEAIANLNLMINFNSNNASMHLTLGGIYQEQGMLDQALHHYQQALAANPTDPNTLNRMGMILQLQNKSNLAIHFHQRVLAIQPNNVDALISLAKAKLDQGDVEAGLKYANQALMISPNHAVSRYNRALMLLSKGDFAQGFPEYEWRLKTSEFPPCPFTQPKWDGSELNGKTLLLHAEQGLGDTIQFIRYAAIATQKGGRVILTCHRPLMRLLSTIPGIEQIAPMGLPLPEFHVYIPLMSLPAVLGTTLETIPAQVPYLKPPETRFQLPISSVSSPRLKVGIAWSGGNLYKRNQTRSFSLVEYKPLLNIPDVAFYSLQKGIPQLEITDLGWTHKLVDLSDQLTDMADTAAAIAQLDLVITVDTSIAHLAGALGKPVWVLLSHVPDWRWMQNREDSPWYPTMRLFRQQEPGNWQEVMQRVIEALKRDRLAQNASI; this is translated from the coding sequence TTGGAAAGTTCGTCTCCTCTCAACAGGTCTTCGGTTAACCTCGCGGATGCATTGCAATTCGCGATCTCTCGTCATCAAGCCGGACAGTTGGCTGAGGCAGAGCAGATCTATCGCCAGATTTTGCAACAGCAGCCTCAGCATGTTGATGCATTGTCGCTCTTGGGAGTCATTGCCTGCCAGCAAGGCAAATTGGAGGAGGGGATTGCACTTTACCGACAAGCCCTTAGCCTTCGTCCGGAGCATCGGCAGGCACGGGAAAATTTGAATTTAGCGCTGTGTAAGCAGGGTAAGCGCCTAATTGATGAGGCGATCGCTAACCTCAACCTGATGATTAACTTTAACTCTAACAATGCCTCTATGCACCTGACTCTGGGTGGCATTTATCAAGAGCAAGGCATGTTAGACCAGGCATTGCACCACTATCAGCAGGCACTTGCAGCCAACCCTACAGACCCTAATACGCTGAACCGTATGGGGATGATATTGCAACTCCAGAATAAATCTAATCTGGCCATTCATTTTCATCAGCGGGTACTGGCAATTCAACCGAACAATGTTGATGCATTAATTAGCCTGGCAAAAGCAAAACTAGATCAGGGAGATGTGGAAGCTGGACTCAAGTATGCCAATCAGGCGTTGATGATCAGTCCAAATCATGCTGTTTCTCGATACAATCGGGCATTAATGCTTTTGAGCAAAGGGGACTTTGCACAAGGCTTCCCGGAGTATGAGTGGCGGTTGAAAACATCTGAGTTTCCGCCTTGTCCGTTTACTCAACCCAAGTGGGATGGCTCAGAGCTAAATGGCAAAACGTTGTTACTTCATGCTGAACAAGGACTGGGCGATACGATTCAATTTATTCGCTATGCCGCGATCGCTACTCAAAAGGGCGGACGAGTTATCTTAACCTGTCATCGACCATTAATGCGGCTTTTATCAACTATTCCAGGAATTGAACAAATCGCGCCAATGGGCTTACCCTTGCCGGAGTTTCATGTCTACATACCGTTGATGAGTTTGCCAGCAGTTTTAGGCACTACACTCGAAACCATTCCGGCACAAGTTCCTTATCTGAAGCCCCCTGAAACCAGATTTCAACTGCCAATTAGTTCAGTCTCTTCCCCTCGTTTGAAAGTGGGGATTGCCTGGTCAGGGGGGAATCTTTACAAACGTAACCAGACGCGATCGTTTTCATTAGTGGAATACAAACCTTTACTCAACATTCCAGATGTAGCGTTCTACAGTTTGCAAAAAGGCATACCACAACTGGAAATTACTGATTTGGGTTGGACGCACAAACTGGTGGACTTAAGCGACCAGCTAACAGACATGGCAGACACCGCCGCCGCGATCGCCCAACTTGACCTGGTGATCACTGTAGATACCTCCATCGCCCATTTAGCCGGAGCGTTAGGAAAACCAGTCTGGGTGTTATTATCCCATGTTCCTGACTGGCGCTGGATGCAAAATCGGGAGGATAGCCCCTGGTATCCCACCATGCGCTTATTTCGCCAGCAAGAACCAGGCAACTGGCAAGAAGTTATGCAACGAGTAATCGAGGCGCTAAAGCGCGATCGCCTTGCTCAGAACGCCTCTATCTAA
- a CDS encoding serine/threonine protein kinase (IMG reference gene:2510094080~PFAM: Protein kinase domain): MRVTLLTSRMTIDDPNIGRLIANRYHLVELVGKGAMGRVYRAEDVLLGSVIAVKFLVHNLLTPRMRDRFKTEARTCAQLGQKSLHIVRVTDYGVDGEDVPFYVMEYLQGESLSEVITTTQTLPLPRFLSLARQICLGLQCAHEGIQIDNQLCPIIHRDIKPSNILVSHDTGFGELVKILDFGIAKLLQEDSGQTSSFMGTLPYSSPEQMEGQDLDPRSDIYSLGIMMFEMLTGKMPLQAETHSFGGWYKAHHFQPPRTFDAANPTLKLPKALETLVMACLEKKADNRPQSVAEVLRALVPLEERYSASRQIGNRIGEVLARRSLTEEQLVQPQPVSLLEEIYQSATWPTNKPIAQIVFPHVYSKAGESVATIWVMLPMQEIRSLQLNRLYNKIYKNFLCTLSPHPMVLWITALYNRFHSQESGPRWLRCYLDLKTRQGQSLIRQLADRQEFQIILFAIENPHKCAHVITVKIHHSQCLGLKQWAIQSQTAPSVGRPAMSKTMLQTEFEKLKQRIIEDLVKTDAHPSWDG, translated from the coding sequence ATGAGGGTGACTTTGTTAACTTCTCGTATGACGATAGACGACCCCAATATTGGACGTTTGATAGCAAACCGCTACCACCTCGTTGAACTGGTTGGGAAAGGCGCGATGGGGAGAGTTTATCGTGCTGAAGATGTCCTGTTGGGAAGTGTTATAGCCGTCAAGTTTTTAGTTCACAATTTACTGACCCCAAGAATGCGCGATCGCTTCAAAACCGAAGCCCGCACCTGCGCTCAGTTGGGACAAAAAAGCTTACACATCGTTCGTGTAACCGATTACGGCGTCGATGGAGAGGATGTTCCCTTCTATGTCATGGAATATCTCCAGGGGGAAAGCCTGAGCGAGGTGATTACCACTACACAAACCCTCCCCCTGCCGCGTTTTCTTAGCCTTGCCCGCCAGATTTGCCTGGGGTTGCAATGCGCCCACGAGGGAATTCAGATTGACAATCAACTCTGTCCTATTATTCATCGAGATATCAAGCCAAGTAATATTCTCGTCAGTCACGACACTGGCTTTGGTGAACTTGTAAAAATTCTCGACTTTGGTATTGCTAAACTGCTGCAAGAAGACAGTGGGCAAACCAGTTCATTTATGGGAACGCTGCCCTACTCTTCTCCTGAACAAATGGAAGGGCAAGATCTCGATCCCCGCTCGGACATCTACAGCCTCGGCATCATGATGTTTGAAATGTTGACAGGCAAAATGCCACTCCAGGCTGAAACGCATTCTTTTGGTGGTTGGTACAAAGCTCATCATTTTCAGCCGCCGCGCACATTTGACGCCGCAAACCCTACCCTGAAACTGCCCAAGGCGCTAGAAACATTAGTCATGGCTTGCCTTGAGAAAAAAGCTGACAACCGCCCTCAATCAGTCGCAGAGGTGCTCAGAGCATTGGTTCCCCTAGAAGAACGTTATAGTGCCAGTCGGCAAATTGGGAACCGGATTGGGGAAGTGCTTGCTAGAAGGAGTTTAACAGAAGAGCAACTGGTGCAACCGCAGCCGGTCTCTCTTCTAGAAGAAATCTATCAGTCAGCCACTTGGCCTACCAACAAACCCATTGCCCAAATTGTGTTTCCCCACGTTTACTCTAAAGCTGGAGAATCAGTTGCAACTATTTGGGTGATGCTCCCGATGCAAGAAATTCGTAGCTTACAACTCAACCGACTTTACAACAAAATCTACAAGAATTTTTTGTGTACTCTATCTCCTCACCCAATGGTGCTGTGGATTACAGCTTTGTATAACCGTTTCCATAGCCAGGAAAGTGGTCCTCGCTGGTTGCGTTGTTATTTAGACTTGAAGACAAGACAGGGGCAGTCGCTAATTCGCCAGTTAGCTGATCGCCAGGAATTCCAAATTATTCTATTTGCAATAGAAAATCCCCATAAATGCGCCCATGTAATTACTGTTAAGATTCACCATTCGCAATGTTTAGGACTGAAGCAATGGGCAATTCAGTCTCAAACAGCCCCCTCTGTTGGGCGACCTGCGATGTCTAAAACCATGCTACAAACTGAATTTGAGAAACTAAAACAGCGGATTATTGAAGATCTTGTCAAAACTGATGCTCATCCTTCATGGGATGGTTGA